In one window of Clarias gariepinus isolate MV-2021 ecotype Netherlands chromosome 10, CGAR_prim_01v2, whole genome shotgun sequence DNA:
- the LOC128531408 gene encoding C-C motif chemokine 4-like has protein sequence MRNLTALLLLLSLSSLYLVSSAEISTDVMKTCCRSATKARIPLKNIVTYWKTSSSCSLQAIVFKTVVGKMFCLDPDVAWVSSYMKSVDARKNPKSKP, from the exons ATGAGGAACCTGACGGCTCTGCTGCTTCTGCTGTCGCTCAGCTCTCTGTATCTGGTGTCTAGTG cTGAAATCAGTACTGACGTCATGAAAACCTGCTGTCGAAGCGCAACTAAAGCGAGGATCCCACTAAAGAACATTGTGACCTACTGGAAGACCAGCAGCAGCTGCTCCCTACAGGCCATTGT CTTTAAGACTGTAGTCGGAAAGATGTTTTGTCTGGATCCTGATGTAGCTTGGGTCAGCAGTTACATGAAGTCAGTGGATGCaagaaaaaatccaaaatcaaAACCCTGA
- the LOC128531503 gene encoding C-C motif chemokine 4-like gives MRNLTALLLLLSLSSLYLVSSAPPGTDVMKTCCSNPTKARIPLKNIVTYWRTSSSCHLQAIVFQMLNKNTTRTVCVDPTAVWVDSHMRKVDLKNKVGVTAKL, from the exons ATGAGGAACCTGACGGCTCTGCTGCTTCTGCTGTCGCTCAGCTCTCTGTATCTGGTGTCTAGTG CTCCTCCTGGTACTGACGTCATGAAAACCTGCTGTTCAAACCCAACTAAAGCGAGGATCCCACTAAAGAACATTGTGACCTACTGGAGGACCAGCAGCAGCTGCCACCTACAGGCCATTGT TTTTCAGATgctaaataaaaacaccactCGTACAGTCTGTGTGGATCCTACAGCCGTTTGGGTCGACAGTCACATGAGGAAAGTGGATCTTAAGAACAAAGTTGGTGTAACAGCAAAACTCTGA